From the uncultured Methanomethylovorans sp. genome, the window CGTCCAGAACTGTCCTATCAAGCTCTATTTCTTTACCTTCTATCACAAGGTTGATCTGTTTGCCTTCAGATTTTGCCAGATCCCGCAACATTCTCGGGAAGCGGCTAAAGATCTGGTCAATCGGAACCATCCTTGATTCCATTACCTCTGTTTGTATCTCATTAGTAAGCCGGTCAAGTGTACCTAGAGCTTCTTCGAGATCTTTTGATTTTATACCTGTAGCAAGCTGGTTCAACCTGATTTTATTTATGATAAGTTCCCCAACAAGATTCATGAGGTTATCAAGTCTCTCAATATTTACCCTGATGCTTTGCCCAGTCTTTACAGATTCATTTTTCTTTTGTTGTACAGAATTTTTGTTTGCTGAATCAGTGGTTTTTTCATTTACAGTTACTCCTACAGCGAGACCTGCAGTTTCTTCTTTGGAGAACAGAGAATTTACTTCAACTTTACTTACTTCTGAAATGTTCTCTATCTTCTGTTGGACTGATGTCACTCCTTCAGAAGTTGCAGCAACCACTACAAAACTAAAATCGAACTTTTCTTCTTCAAGTTCTTTTTCTGCAGGTTTGGTTTTAACTACTTTCCCGATCTTGTCCAGGCCCATAAGTACCATGCTTGAGCGGGCCGCCTTAAGAACACATGATTCGTCCAAAAATACCTTTATGAAAAATAGTTCTTGACCATTTTCATTTAAGTGCTGAATTTCAGCCAGTTCTTCCTGAGTGAACTCAATTTCCTGCTTTATAACCCCGTTATGAGTTGCTGCTTGTACAACATCGACATTCTTTGTCGGAATAACTTCTTTGGTGGCATCCGTTGCAGGAGCATTTTCCTTTATTACAGCAGGTGCTGGTTTTGTCGTGACTGGTGATGCAGTTGATGGTGAAACAATCACATTGTGGAGCTTGGATTGCAGCGTTGATACATCTACAGTACCAGGATTATCAATATTCTCAACAAGCACTTCCAAGGTGTCCAGACATTCAAATTGTATCTCGATTATTTTCTCGGTAAGAGTTATCTGGGACTTTCTGATCATATCCATGACATTTTCCATCTCATGGGTGAGTTCAGCAATAGTATTGAAACCCATAGTTGCAGCCATCCCTTTCAGGGTATGAGCAGAACGGAACATGTTATTGATATATTCCATGTCATTAGGGTTCTGTTCCAGTCCTAGCAACGACTCATTTAGTTGCTGAAGGTGCTCTTCAGATTCAACCTTAAATATCTCTTTGTATTCCGACATTTCCATAATTTCCACCAGCTGCGACTTTCAACCATTGTGTGATATTCTTCATATGACCTGCTGAATTGTTGCAGCTACCATGTCAATAGGCACTACACGATCTGCCAGTCCACGATCAACTATAGCCTTTGGCATACCATAGACTACACATGATTTCTCATCCTCTGCTATGGCTTTCCCTCCAGCTTTTTTTATTAGCTCCACCCCTTCAGCTCCATCTATACCCATACCGGTCAGGATAACCGAAAGGATATTGGCCCCATATATTGGAACTAATGATCTGAACAGTACATTCACACATGGTCTTACACCCTGTTCCCGGGGTTCTTTATTAAGCGAAACCACTTCTACTGTTTTTCCATCTACCATCTTCTGAGTAACTTCCATATGGTAATCACCAGGTGCTATGAGCACAACACCTTCACGTATTAGATCACCATCTTTTGCTTCCCTCACTTCCAGTTCAGATTGGGCGTTAAGTCTTTGAGCTAATGATGCAGTAAATCCTGCAGGCATATGCTGTACAACTAACACTGCAGCCTTCAAGTCATGAGGAAGCTTAGGAATTACCTTCTCCAGAGCTCTCGGTCCACCAGTGGATGAACCTATTGCAAGTATCTTCTTCGTCATTACACGTCTTGGACTGGATTTCTGAGGATTGGATATTGCTTTTGGTTTATTAGAATGTGTTTTTCTCGTTTCGGAACATATCACACGATCTTCCATAAAATGGAGATTCTTGAGTTGTGCCTTTGCAGCAGCCTTAACTTTAGTTCTGATCTCTTCCGCAATCTGTTCTATATCACGGCTTATAGTTCCGGAAGGCTTCTGAATGAAATCAACTGCTCCATATTCAAAAGCATTCAATGTCAGTTCTGCTCCTTTTTCATCTGTGGCCGTAAGCATGATCACAGGCGTGGGGCATTCGCTCATTATGTATCCAAGAGCATGAAGGCCGTCCAGCACAGGCATCTCGTGATCAAGTGTAACCACGTCAGGTCTGAGCTGCTCGACTTTTTCCACAGCGATCTGGCCATTGCGAGCTGTATCGATAACCTTGATCCCGGGATCACTGTTGAGTATATCCGAGATTATCTTGCGCATTAGGGCAGAATCGTCAACAACGAGTACACGGATAGTCATATTCACATTACTTTCTTAACTACTTCAAGTACTTTCTTTGCATCAAATGGCTTTACAATGAAGTCCTTAGCTCCGATTTTAAGAGCCTCAGTGACTACAGACTGCTGTCCGATGGAAGAACACATCACTATTTTTGCATCGGGATTTGATGCCATGATATTTTTGAGCGCATCTATGCCTTCCATATTTGGCATGACTATATCCATGAAGACTAATTCCGGTTTGACCTGCGGATATTTTTTAACCGCATCAAGGCCATCTACGGCCTCGGCAACAACTTC encodes:
- a CDS encoding chemotaxis protein CheA — encoded protein: MEMSEYKEIFKVESEEHLQQLNESLLGLEQNPNDMEYINNMFRSAHTLKGMAATMGFNTIAELTHEMENVMDMIRKSQITLTEKIIEIQFECLDTLEVLVENIDNPGTVDVSTLQSKLHNVIVSPSTASPVTTKPAPAVIKENAPATDATKEVIPTKNVDVVQAATHNGVIKQEIEFTQEELAEIQHLNENGQELFFIKVFLDESCVLKAARSSMVLMGLDKIGKVVKTKPAEKELEEEKFDFSFVVVAATSEGVTSVQQKIENISEVSKVEVNSLFSKEETAGLAVGVTVNEKTTDSANKNSVQQKKNESVKTGQSIRVNIERLDNLMNLVGELIINKIRLNQLATGIKSKDLEEALGTLDRLTNEIQTEVMESRMVPIDQIFSRFPRMLRDLAKSEGKQINLVIEGKEIELDRTVLDEIGDPLVHLLRNAVDHGLESPEERAKAGKSSEGLVRLAASRQRNTVLIEVQDDGKGMDPVKLREVAVRKSLMSKEEAAKLSDEEALNLIFLPGFSTNTVITDVSGRGVGMDVAKTKIESLGGNVSVKSVIGEGSIVTLQLPLTIAIIQSLMIKTAGETYAIPLNNVVRDVGIKSKDIKTIEGQEVILLRGEVLPLLRLEKLLDSHVEETTKENLIVVVVEKLGNHFGFVVDELLGQQEVIIKSLDSKMLRSVKGFAGATILGDGTVCLIIDIGTLV
- a CDS encoding chemotaxis response regulator protein-glutamate methylesterase, with protein sequence MTIRVLVVDDSALMRKIISDILNSDPGIKVIDTARNGQIAVEKVEQLRPDVVTLDHEMPVLDGLHALGYIMSECPTPVIMLTATDEKGAELTLNAFEYGAVDFIQKPSGTISRDIEQIAEEIRTKVKAAAKAQLKNLHFMEDRVICSETRKTHSNKPKAISNPQKSSPRRVMTKKILAIGSSTGGPRALEKVIPKLPHDLKAAVLVVQHMPAGFTASLAQRLNAQSELEVREAKDGDLIREGVVLIAPGDYHMEVTQKMVDGKTVEVVSLNKEPREQGVRPCVNVLFRSLVPIYGANILSVILTGMGIDGAEGVELIKKAGGKAIAEDEKSCVVYGMPKAIVDRGLADRVVPIDMVAATIQQVI
- a CDS encoding response regulator — protein: MAKVMIVDDAAFMRMVIKDILTKNGHEVVAEAVDGLDAVKKYPQVKPELVFMDIVMPNMEGIDALKNIMASNPDAKIVMCSSIGQQSVVTEALKIGAKDFIVKPFDAKKVLEVVKKVM